The Pogona vitticeps strain Pit_001003342236 chromosome 6, PviZW2.1, whole genome shotgun sequence genome contains a region encoding:
- the LOC144583833 gene encoding integrase/recombinase xerD homolog, translating into MALAPRTCKKYEAASAEFAEFRRLRELEQLWPAPVEHIQQFIVALHWKGLTPGTIKGKLAALGFYAKANGMRDLSGDFRIRKMLEGWSRETGRRQDDRTPMSPAILERLGDLWGTLCRDRYEEALFHAAALLAFFGAMRISELVASGKGDVSKKALQMEDVAVEEGKVRIRLRRSKTDQRGLGRMIILGECSIKKICPVKALREFMMFRGITSGYFFQHDNGIPLTKYQFWKMTDMALERAGISDMRFGTHSFRIGAASTAAALGYDVDKIKRLGRWSSKCYKKYVRQLPNV; encoded by the coding sequence atggcacTGGCCCCGAGAACGTGTAAAAAATATGAGGCCGCCAGCGCAGAGTTTGCAGAATTTAGGAGGTTGAGGGAATTAGAGCAATTGTGGCCGGCACCGGTGGAGCACATTCAGCAGTTTATTGTGGCGTTGCACTGGAAGGGACTGACACCGGGTACCATTAAAGGCAAGTTAGCAGCCTTGGGTTTTTACGCTAAGGCAAATGGTATGAGGGATTTGTCGGGTGATTTTAGGATCAGGAAGATGTTGGAGGGCTGGTCTCGGGAGACGGGAAGAAGGCAGGATGATAGAACTCCAATGTCACCGGCGATTCTTGAGCGGCTAGGTGATTTATGGGGTACGCTGTGTAGGGATAGGTATGAAGAGGCTCTTTTTCATGCAGCCGCATTGTTAGCCTTTTTCGGTGCCATGAGGATTAGTGAATTAGTGGCTTCAGGTAAAGGGGACGTCTCGAAGAAAGCCTTACAGATGGAGGATGTAGCAGTTGAAGAGGGAAAGGTAAGAATTAGATTGAGGAGATCTAAAACGGACCAGCGGGGGCTTGGTAGAATGATTATTTTGGGAGAATGCAGCATAAAGAAAATATGTCCAGTAAAAGCATTAAGGGAATTTATGATGTTTAGGGGGATTACCAgtggttatttctttcaacacGATAATGGAATACCTCTCacgaagtaccaattttggaagatgactgacatggcgctggaaagagcgGGGATTAGCGATATGAGATTTGGCACTCATTCGTTTAGGATAGGGGCAGCTTCAACGGCAGCTGCTCTGGGATATGATGTGGATAAGATTAAAAGGTTAGGTAGATGGTCATCAAAGTGTTACAAAAAATATGTCAGACagctacctaacgtgtag